In uncultured Bacteroides sp., one genomic interval encodes:
- a CDS encoding Mfa1 family fimbria major subunit (Members of this family are fimbrial shaft proteins (major subunit proteins), found in the Bacteriodetes. The family is named for Mfa1 from Porphyromonas gingivalis, and is related to but distinct from the family of FimA from the species.) has product MKTKKLIWMPILALATIACQDCILFDKDICPADKAGTFISVTLNTPTITRANPTGGETGDGTEIGQTNENTVSDITIFFYKSSDINQAITDNVLVSKSIYFGTSDIINNTTKTRRVEIPKGIYHLIIVANAGDLTYEFTTVKNVCNYLQKTAWTVSGTDYSKFVMSSSNDSSIELTGTSTEASPIEIDVNVERLAARVDFIPYNSSNAPINTYYVSNSGNTTGQVAINKIKLINRLTAGSYLLKRVATSMSATPSYLGNETLDQNSFQSNYVIDPWTIIKTKTNLTGSHFNLLNGGAGSDPASSLYTNYFNNSFTLGSEDVVKTANLTSTSNGEKFYILGYTLENTTDMTCQMNGYSTGVMFETKYTPTSVTAYNATTRLNEAKTLTNAVTFYTYDNNNVICNSLEAIEFASLKSSQPANDFFAQIFTTANTWQEVQNYANRIKDYDLLGFKAYLSDKLNGKVLTANLNETISWDNFVSATYGYLDGSINQNGIDTRLVLFGKNINCYINGLCYYPYWIRHSNNGTIDESIMEFGIVRNNVYKLKVISFSGLGKPMPYSPTDTPENPDEESFVSVFITVSPWRLIAHPDVVL; this is encoded by the coding sequence ATGAAAACCAAGAAGCTTATATGGATGCCAATATTAGCATTGGCTACAATTGCTTGCCAGGATTGTATTCTGTTCGACAAGGATATATGTCCAGCTGACAAAGCCGGAACTTTCATTTCTGTCACTCTTAATACACCAACCATTACCCGAGCCAACCCTACCGGAGGAGAAACAGGAGACGGAACGGAAATAGGTCAGACTAATGAGAATACAGTCTCAGATATAACCATATTCTTTTACAAGAGCAGTGATATAAATCAGGCTATTACTGATAATGTATTAGTCTCAAAGTCTATATACTTCGGGACTTCAGACATTATTAATAACACTACCAAGACTCGTAGAGTTGAGATTCCTAAAGGTATTTATCACCTAATAATAGTGGCTAATGCAGGCGATTTGACATATGAATTTACTACAGTAAAAAACGTGTGCAATTATTTGCAAAAAACCGCCTGGACTGTTAGTGGCACTGATTATTCTAAATTTGTAATGTCGTCTTCCAATGATTCATCCATTGAGCTTACAGGAACATCAACCGAAGCATCTCCTATCGAAATTGATGTAAATGTGGAACGTTTAGCTGCCCGAGTGGACTTTATTCCTTATAATAGTAGCAATGCACCCATAAATACCTACTACGTTAGCAATAGTGGTAATACTACAGGGCAAGTGGCTATTAACAAAATAAAGCTCATTAACCGATTAACAGCAGGCTCCTATCTACTTAAGCGAGTTGCTACAAGCATGTCTGCTACTCCTTCATACTTAGGGAACGAAACATTAGATCAAAACAGCTTTCAAAGTAATTACGTTATTGATCCATGGACTATCATAAAGACTAAGACTAACCTTACAGGTTCACATTTTAATTTATTAAATGGTGGAGCCGGATCTGATCCAGCATCTTCATTATATACCAACTATTTTAATAACAGCTTTACTCTTGGAAGCGAAGATGTAGTAAAAACAGCAAATTTAACAAGTACAAGTAATGGAGAAAAATTTTATATACTAGGTTATACGCTTGAGAATACTACCGACATGACTTGTCAAATGAACGGTTACTCTACCGGAGTTATGTTTGAAACAAAATACACACCAACTTCTGTAACCGCTTATAATGCTACAACCAGATTAAATGAAGCGAAAACTCTAACCAATGCTGTCACATTTTACACTTATGATAACAATAATGTGATATGCAACTCTCTTGAAGCTATTGAATTCGCTTCACTGAAAAGTTCCCAGCCAGCAAACGATTTCTTTGCTCAGATCTTTACGACTGCTAATACCTGGCAGGAAGTACAAAATTATGCCAACCGTATAAAAGATTATGACTTACTGGGGTTCAAAGCTTATTTATCTGATAAACTAAATGGTAAAGTGTTAACCGCAAATCTTAATGAGACTATTTCATGGGATAATTTTGTATCAGCAACCTATGGATACTTAGATGGAAGTATCAATCAAAATGGCATAGATACAAGACTGGTGCTATTTGGAAAAAATATTAATTGTTACATTAATGGACTTTGCTACTATCCATACTGGATTCGTCATTCAAATAATGGAACCATAGATGAATCAATCATGGAATTTGGTATTGTTCGCAATAATGTATACAAGCTAAAAGTCATTTCTTTTTCAGGACTTGGAAAACCAATGCCTTACAGCCCGACTGACACGCCAGAAAATCCTGATGAAGAATCATTTGTAAGCGTATTCATAACCGTATCTCCGTGGAGATTGATAGCACATCCTGATGTAGTACTTTAA
- a CDS encoding DUF3575 domain-containing protein, protein MKKKLLTLFFVLGISSMVNPQEIALKNNIVYDATTTPNLSLEIGLKKKTTLDLYGGFNPFTFENNKKFKHWLFQPELRFWTCERFNGTFFGIHAHVGQFNFGGITLPFNMFPDVKTHRYEGNLYGGGVSIGHQWIFNKRLGLEASIGGGYAYGHYDKYLCPQCGERIGTYNKNYWGITRVTLSLIYVIR, encoded by the coding sequence ATGAAAAAGAAACTTTTAACCTTATTTTTTGTATTGGGAATTTCCTCAATGGTCAATCCACAGGAAATAGCATTAAAGAATAACATTGTTTACGATGCGACTACTACTCCCAATCTTTCTTTGGAAATAGGCCTGAAAAAAAAGACCACCTTGGATCTTTATGGAGGTTTTAATCCTTTCACTTTTGAAAATAATAAAAAATTTAAGCACTGGCTATTCCAGCCTGAACTTCGCTTTTGGACATGTGAAAGGTTTAATGGAACTTTCTTTGGCATCCACGCACATGTTGGACAATTCAATTTTGGAGGAATTACGCTCCCATTCAACATGTTTCCTGACGTAAAAACTCACCGCTACGAAGGTAATCTATACGGTGGAGGTGTAAGTATTGGACATCAGTGGATTTTCAACAAGCGTTTAGGGCTTGAAGCTAGTATTGGTGGAGGATATGCATATGGTCATTACGATAAATACCTCTGCCCTCAATGTGGAGAAAGAATTGGCACTTACAATAAAAATTACTGGGGTATAACAAGAGTTACTCTTTCTTTGATTTACGTGATACGTTAA
- a CDS encoding FimB/Mfa2 family fimbrial subunit — protein sequence MNKRLYNIRSKISNALLLFILIGTFSACSFMEDERTDCPEECHIRFKYDYNMKFADAFSNEVKQVTVYIFDENDRFVKMQTDQGDALKENDYFLKLGVSRGKYHIVAWAGLDGESFTANSLITGKSTLSDLRVALKKINNESKNDLHPLWHGEIKEITVTGVYQEEVVSLVKDTHYVSIVLQQINGTAVSDTAFHFEITDDNSLINYDNNIIPNGDLTYRPYVTKQNSVGDVQPVTTAYAGIHTSRLMTDSKSRLRITKVQNGDVVVDIPLTAYLMLTEMEGHQGEMTAQEYLDRQDEYSLVFFLDDNLSWFKTQIIINGWTVRFNSSGL from the coding sequence ATGAACAAACGGTTGTATAACATTAGAAGCAAAATTAGCAATGCACTGCTACTTTTCATTCTTATCGGTACATTTTCAGCCTGTTCCTTTATGGAAGATGAGAGAACAGATTGTCCGGAAGAGTGTCACATTCGTTTTAAGTATGACTATAACATGAAGTTTGCCGATGCTTTTTCTAATGAAGTAAAGCAGGTAACTGTTTACATTTTCGACGAGAATGATCGCTTCGTAAAGATGCAAACAGACCAAGGAGATGCACTAAAGGAGAATGATTATTTCTTAAAACTTGGAGTTTCTCGGGGAAAATATCATATAGTAGCATGGGCGGGACTAGACGGAGAATCATTTACTGCCAATTCACTTATTACCGGGAAGTCTACTTTATCTGATCTTAGAGTAGCTCTAAAAAAAATCAATAATGAATCAAAAAACGATCTTCATCCGTTATGGCATGGTGAAATAAAAGAAATAACAGTAACCGGAGTATACCAGGAAGAAGTTGTTTCTTTAGTAAAAGACACTCATTATGTGAGCATCGTGTTACAACAAATTAATGGAACAGCTGTAAGTGATACTGCTTTCCATTTCGAAATAACCGATGACAATAGTCTAATAAACTATGATAATAATATAATTCCAAATGGTGATTTAACTTATCGGCCTTATGTAACCAAACAAAACTCTGTGGGTGATGTTCAACCTGTTACCACAGCTTATGCAGGAATACATACATCCCGCTTAATGACTGATAGCAAATCACGTCTGCGTATTACCAAAGTTCAGAATGGTGACGTAGTAGTTGATATCCCATTAACAGCATATCTAATGCTTACTGAAATGGAAGGACACCAAGGAGAAATGACCGCACAGGAATATCTGGATCGTCAAGACGAATATTCTTTAGTTTTCTTCCTTGATGATAATCTATCATGGTTTAAGACACAAATTATAATTAACGGATGGACTGTACGATTCAATAGTTCCGGACTTTGA
- a CDS encoding Mfa1 family fimbria major subunit (Members of this family are fimbrial shaft proteins (major subunit proteins), found in the Bacteriodetes. The family is named for Mfa1 from Porphyromonas gingivalis, and is related to but distinct from the family of FimA from the species.) has protein sequence MKIRNLLFAGLATTALFSCSTDENVVTNSAAKEEAYLGLQISFPKSAITKADPIDGSTENGLAIEQEFTKVVVILVDSVTNNITDYLEYANTDFAPDGNSAVDGGTAESKNYLAKSAKLVTKGKARVYVFLNPTADITALKKANYQTSPVNIPTLLTTEMTALTSSTGPDITGEGEIANSNNFLMGNYVTPAVAFEIDGTVTAPTNIRLCVERAAVKLVEYTSDATFTISNKLGASSVSATLVNYNYNNLNKRSFILRNHDANYVKDPNFIQANYLSSVTDAAPWYTSDFFTVGNNDINKTFTAGSKITYCLENTMTRTEQYDNKTTSIVYKAEIKINGSSTATFYTYKNIIYTSYAALQTAYNTDYPDPNQQLDKVFLESEVATSYAGTSANIKAFNAKLYAKGIRCYYNGTCFYNWMIKHIDQPSENLGIMEFGVVRNNVYYLAVKGIANIGEPWVPNGPEDPDPTPVPDEVDQASLIMSIYVLPWTVRVNNINF, from the coding sequence ATGAAAATTAGAAATTTACTATTCGCAGGATTAGCAACAACAGCCTTGTTTTCCTGTAGTACAGATGAAAATGTAGTCACTAACAGTGCAGCAAAGGAAGAAGCGTACTTGGGTTTGCAAATTTCATTTCCAAAATCCGCTATCACAAAAGCCGATCCCATAGACGGTAGCACAGAGAATGGATTGGCTATTGAACAAGAGTTCACAAAAGTCGTTGTTATTTTGGTTGATTCAGTTACAAATAATATTACGGATTATTTGGAATACGCCAATACCGATTTTGCTCCAGATGGTAATTCTGCTGTTGATGGTGGTACTGCGGAATCTAAAAATTATCTGGCAAAATCAGCAAAGTTAGTAACTAAAGGAAAAGCAAGAGTGTATGTCTTTTTAAATCCAACAGCAGACATAACGGCTCTTAAAAAAGCTAATTATCAAACTAGCCCTGTTAATATTCCTACGCTTCTAACAACAGAAATGACTGCATTAACAAGCTCTACAGGTCCTGACATTACCGGAGAAGGAGAAATTGCCAATTCAAATAATTTCTTAATGGGAAATTACGTAACACCTGCTGTTGCATTTGAAATTGATGGAACTGTTACCGCTCCTACAAATATTAGATTATGTGTAGAACGAGCCGCCGTTAAATTAGTAGAATATACATCAGATGCTACTTTTACTATTTCTAATAAACTTGGAGCTAGTTCTGTAAGTGCTACACTTGTAAATTATAACTATAATAATCTGAATAAGCGTTCTTTTATACTTAGAAACCATGATGCAAATTATGTTAAAGATCCTAACTTTATTCAAGCAAATTATTTATCATCAGTAACTGATGCAGCGCCATGGTATACAAGTGATTTTTTCACAGTAGGTAACAACGATATCAATAAGACATTCACTGCAGGTTCGAAAATTACATATTGCCTTGAAAATACGATGACGAGAACTGAACAATATGATAATAAAACAACTTCAATTGTATATAAAGCTGAAATAAAAATAAATGGTAGTTCAACAGCAACATTTTATACGTATAAAAATATAATCTATACTTCTTACGCAGCCCTACAAACTGCTTATAATACAGATTATCCAGACCCAAATCAACAACTAGATAAAGTTTTCCTAGAGAGTGAAGTCGCAACATCTTACGCAGGAACAAGCGCAAACATCAAAGCTTTCAATGCAAAACTTTATGCAAAAGGCATAAGATGCTACTATAATGGAACTTGCTTCTACAATTGGATGATTAAACATATTGACCAACCAAGTGAGAACTTAGGAATAATGGAATTTGGTGTAGTTCGTAATAATGTTTATTATCTTGCTGTAAAAGGAATAGCCAATATTGGCGAACCTTGGGTTCCTAATGGTCCTGAAGATCCTGATCCTACTCCTGTACCAGATGAAGTAGACCAAGCATCTCTAATTATGTCAATTTATGTATTACCTTGGACAGTTAGAGTCAACAATATCAATTTCTGA
- a CDS encoding DUF3868 domain-containing protein has product MNLKIYISAFVLLLTLQNTKINAQQAVSSESVRVLSTDVRKYETDLIIEMILDISDLKLASNRTMTIIPILETQNQSKALPEVLINGKRKHIVYTRNLLSNNPGNNLYTEVRRINKTKQQIKYRTSVPIETWMRESILALNINLCGCGGKQEKDSQLALVNIADIKAKNVKGSNELPDVAYITPQAEEIKTRKEEGKAYLDFPENKTTINFDYRHNPIELEKIRQTIDKIKNDKNTHITDMTIHGYASPEGNYTENSRLANERAKALQQYINNLYNLGNIKFTVKSTPEDWDGLSSYIKKSNLKNKNQILAIINENISPDAKEQKLKNLNAGESYQFMLHEYFPALRHSDYTVSYIVKGFTIEETKEIIKKYPQQLSLQEMYLLAQTYEKGSNEFNEVFDIAVRMFPDDPIANLNASSIALIKRDIAAAKKYLAKANKQSPETINNLGVLAVLEEQKGKAEKLFEKASTAGVPQALSNLKELEKDN; this is encoded by the coding sequence ATGAATCTTAAAATCTATATATCTGCATTTGTTCTATTATTGACCCTGCAGAATACAAAAATTAATGCACAGCAAGCTGTATCCAGTGAATCAGTACGTGTACTCTCAACAGATGTACGCAAGTATGAAACTGATTTAATTATTGAGATGATATTGGATATATCCGACCTAAAACTTGCATCAAATCGTACAATGACTATTATTCCTATTCTTGAAACTCAGAACCAGAGTAAAGCGTTACCGGAAGTTCTGATTAACGGAAAAAGAAAACATATTGTATACACTCGCAATTTGTTAAGCAATAATCCTGGTAATAATTTATACACAGAAGTTCGGCGAATCAACAAAACCAAGCAACAGATAAAATACAGAACAAGTGTTCCTATCGAGACATGGATGCGTGAGTCTATTTTGGCTCTCAATATTAATTTATGCGGTTGCGGAGGAAAACAAGAAAAAGATTCCCAACTAGCTCTTGTTAATATTGCCGATATCAAAGCTAAAAATGTTAAAGGATCTAATGAATTACCGGATGTTGCATATATAACTCCCCAGGCAGAAGAGATCAAGACTAGAAAAGAAGAAGGAAAAGCTTACCTGGATTTCCCGGAAAATAAAACAACCATTAATTTCGATTATAGGCACAATCCTATCGAATTAGAAAAGATTAGACAAACCATTGATAAAATAAAGAATGATAAAAACACTCATATCACTGACATGACAATTCATGGATATGCATCTCCAGAAGGTAATTATACAGAAAACTCTCGACTGGCAAATGAAAGAGCTAAAGCTTTGCAACAGTATATAAACAATTTGTATAATCTAGGTAATATCAAGTTTACGGTAAAGTCAACTCCTGAAGATTGGGATGGATTATCAAGTTATATTAAAAAATCAAATCTGAAAAATAAAAATCAAATTTTAGCAATAATCAACGAAAATATTTCTCCTGATGCTAAAGAGCAAAAACTAAAAAACCTCAATGCTGGAGAATCATATCAGTTTATGCTGCATGAATACTTCCCGGCTCTACGTCATTCAGATTACACGGTGAGTTATATAGTCAAAGGATTTACTATAGAAGAAACAAAAGAGATTATTAAGAAATATCCTCAACAGCTAAGTTTACAAGAAATGTATCTTCTTGCCCAAACTTATGAAAAAGGAAGTAACGAATTCAATGAGGTATTCGATATAGCAGTGCGTATGTTTCCGGATGATCCTATTGCAAACCTGAATGCATCTTCCATAGCCCTAATTAAACGCGATATAGCAGCAGCTAAAAAATATCTTGCAAAAGCAAATAAACAATCACCCGAGACAATTAATAACCTTGGAGTTTTGGCAGTACTTGAAGAACAAAAGGGAAAAGCCGAAAAATTATTTGAAAAGGCTTCCACAGCAGGAGTTCCTCAGGCATTATCAAACCTCAAAGAGTTAGAAAAAGACAATTAG